In the genome of Kallotenue papyrolyticum, the window CATCGATGGCATCGCCGCGCGCATAGGCGGCGCGCTGCTGGCGCAGCCAGGTCAGCGCAGCATCATAGCGCATCAGCAGGGCATCATAGCGGCGCAGGTTTACGTCGATCTCGCTGCGGCGTGATTGGGCCAGCCAGAGCTGCTCGAACTCCCGCCGCATGGGCGGTAGTTGGTCGCGCAGGCGTTGCAGCGCGGCGATCAGCGTATCAAGCCGGGCGATCCCCTCGGGCGTCGGCGGTCCACCGGCGAGCTCGCGCAGCGCTGTCCGGATCTGCTGGCCGATCCGTACTTTGCTGCCGGCATAGATCAGCTGGCGGGCGGCAAACGCCAGTTCTGTCCGCACTGTTGCGTCGGGGAGGCGCGCCAAGGCCGGCAAGGCAGCGGCTCCGGCCTCGATCAGCTCCTCAAGCGCAGCCGCGGGCAATAGCTGGTTGAGGCGACCGGCCAGCGGATCCTGGTACAGGGCGTACACACTTTCCGAGCCGTTGCTACGCGCGAGGCCCGGTTGCTCGACGGCGCGACCCATGCGGCGCAGTGCCGCCACGGCCTGGCCGGATGCATCGTTGCAGAACAGCACGCCGAACGCCGCATCAAAAGCGGCAGTCGAGGTCGCGCCTCCGCTCCAGGCCATCTCCGCGCCGAAGAGGTAGCTATACCAGGAGTGTGAGAGCGGCTGGTAGTGGCCGTAGTCGCCCCAGTCGGTAAGCAGCATGCCGCTCGCGCCGGCAGCAATGCCTTCGCGCACATAGGTGCGAATGTTGTCGAGCGCGTTGTCGAGCCGTGGGAAGATCGTGTTCCAGGTGGAGGTGCCGGGGCACACGTAAAATGGCCGTCCGGCCTGCGCCAACGTCCGCAGGGTAGGATAGCTCGGCTGTGCTTCGTAGTTCCAGTCCAGCAGAATAACATCGTGGGGAATGTCGGGCAGCAGCTCTGGATGGTGGTGCAAGACATCCGCCCAGACCATGATCCGGCGACCATGGCGCGCGGCCAGCTCGCGCAGCCGCAGCAGATGATCGAGATAGAGGCGGCCAACGTTGACGTCCTGACGCTCGGCCCGCGTACGGCCCCGCGCAAAGTCCCAGGCCTCATCCGAGTCGATGTTGAAGAGCGGCGATGAAAAGGATGGCAGCAGATCGCCATAGAGCTGATCGAGCAGGCGATAGGTTGCTTCGCTGGGGGTTAGGCTCCAGCGCCAGTCGCTTTCGGCCAGATGCTCATACTCCGGCAGGCTCAGCAGGTGCCGTAGATGGCCGGTTGACTGCAGGTTGGGCACCAGCTCGATGTGGTGCGCCCGGCACACGGCATCCAGCGCCAGAATATCGTCGCTGGTCAGCGAACCGCAGTTCTGACCGATACGGGGATGCGAGGGGAAATGAAACGTGTGCTCGACGTAGAGCTGGAGCTGGTTGATCTTGTAGTGCGCCAGCGTTGCGGCCAGGTGCATGAGCGTCCCACGACGCGGTACCCGCCCGCGTGAAACATCCAGCATCACGCCGCGGTGCGGCAGGGCCGGCCAGTCGCCGATGGCACAGCCTGGCAGACGACGGCCATGGACGCGCACCAACTGGATCAGCGTTTGCGTGCCATAGAACAGGCCCGCCTCATCGCGGGCCTCAAGCAGGATGCCGTCTGCGGTGACCATCAGCCGGTATGCCTGGGCGGTGTCCGGCAGCGATGGGAGTCCGGAGGACGGTGTCTGCTCGATCAGCCGCAGGTGCAGTGTGTTGCCCGTGTCCTCTTGGTGGGCGCTTTTGACGATGGTGAAGGGGAGTCCGAGCGCGTCACGCAGTGCCTGCTGACACTGGCGCGCCGTCGCCAGCGTGGCAGGACCAGCCTGGGGAGCGAGCCGAATGGTTGTGGCGGCGTCGAGCAGCAGCGCGCCGGGAAGCGGGTCGTAGTGGCGCGGTTGGGGGATCAAAAGCAGCGACGACGAATGCATGGCAACCTCTTGATCGCTTGACAAGACGACAGGCGAGTGGTGGATATGATCACACACATCGGTGCACTTGTCATCTCGTGCGGGCACACAGCGACCGACTGCTTGACATGGCTGGCGGCTGTGTTTTATAGTGGGAACGCTCCCAATAACGTTCTGCTCTGCCTACTTCAGATGAACGAGGCTGGGAGTGTCTAGGGATAGAAGCTCAACAGCCGGGGAGGCTGGAACTGTTCCGCCGGAAGGAGCGCGGAGATGACGATTGAAGAGATCGCTCGCCTGGCGGGGGTCTCCCGGTCAACGGTCTCACGGGTATTGAACAGCCACCCCAATGTTCGGCCGCAGGTACGCGCGCGGGTCTTAGCTGTGATCCAGCAACAAGGCTACGTACCGCAGGCGGCTGCGCGCAGTCTGGCCAGCCGCCGCACGCGCGTGATCGGCCTGGTGATCCCGCATACAGCGGCGCGCATT includes:
- a CDS encoding glycoside hydrolase family 20 zincin-like fold domain-containing protein; the protein is MHSSSLLLIPQPRHYDPLPGALLLDAATTIRLAPQAGPATLATARQCQQALRDALGLPFTIVKSAHQEDTGNTLHLRLIEQTPSSGLPSLPDTAQAYRLMVTADGILLEARDEAGLFYGTQTLIQLVRVHGRRLPGCAIGDWPALPHRGVMLDVSRGRVPRRGTLMHLAATLAHYKINQLQLYVEHTFHFPSHPRIGQNCGSLTSDDILALDAVCRAHHIELVPNLQSTGHLRHLLSLPEYEHLAESDWRWSLTPSEATYRLLDQLYGDLLPSFSSPLFNIDSDEAWDFARGRTRAERQDVNVGRLYLDHLLRLRELAARHGRRIMVWADVLHHHPELLPDIPHDVILLDWNYEAQPSYPTLRTLAQAGRPFYVCPGTSTWNTIFPRLDNALDNIRTYVREGIAAGASGMLLTDWGDYGHYQPLSHSWYSYLFGAEMAWSGGATSTAAFDAAFGVLFCNDASGQAVAALRRMGRAVEQPGLARSNGSESVYALYQDPLAGRLNQLLPAAALEELIEAGAAALPALARLPDATVRTELAFAARQLIYAGSKVRIGQQIRTALRELAGGPPTPEGIARLDTLIAALQRLRDQLPPMRREFEQLWLAQSRRSEIDVNLRRYDALLMRYDAALTWLRQQRAAYARGDAIDAELATYDTGDYRILWEQGYDDLQRLVAIIGADALPPDVRHWLGLPPLPVTGVDAEGGVDRSSV